In Immundisolibacter sp., a genomic segment contains:
- a CDS encoding heme ABC transporter permease, whose product MFGPTLDRLAAPKFFYPFAGRLLPWLGWLAAGLLVLGAGWGLGVAPADYQQGDSYRIMFIHVPAAWLSMLTYMVMAGGAFVFLVWRIKLADILAKCCAPLGAAFTALTLVTGSLWGKPMWGTWWAWDARLTSELVLLFLYLGLIALRGAIDEPQRAGRATALLALVGVVNIPIIHFSVEWWNTLHQPASLTRMAGPAIHPAMLTPLLLMIAGFTVYFAAVLLQRMRCEILEREQQARWLTELDAP is encoded by the coding sequence ATGTTCGGCCCCACCCTGGACCGCCTCGCCGCGCCCAAGTTCTTCTATCCCTTTGCCGGGCGGCTGCTGCCGTGGCTGGGCTGGCTGGCGGCCGGGCTGCTGGTGCTGGGCGCCGGCTGGGGGCTCGGCGTGGCGCCGGCCGACTACCAGCAGGGCGACAGCTACCGGATCATGTTCATCCACGTGCCGGCGGCCTGGCTGTCGATGCTCACCTACATGGTGATGGCCGGCGGCGCGTTCGTGTTCCTGGTCTGGCGCATCAAGCTCGCCGACATCCTGGCCAAGTGCTGCGCGCCGCTGGGCGCCGCCTTCACCGCGCTGACGCTGGTCACCGGATCGCTGTGGGGCAAGCCGATGTGGGGCACCTGGTGGGCCTGGGATGCACGCCTGACCTCCGAACTGGTGCTGCTGTTCCTGTATCTGGGGCTGATCGCGCTGCGCGGCGCCATCGACGAGCCGCAGCGCGCCGGCCGGGCGACCGCGCTGCTGGCGCTGGTCGGCGTGGTCAACATCCCGATCATCCATTTCTCGGTCGAGTGGTGGAACACGCTGCACCAGCCGGCCTCCCTGACGCGCATGGCCGGACCGGCCATCCACCCGGCCATGCTGACGCCGCTGCTGCTGATGATCGCCGGCTTCACGGTGTACTTCGCGGCGGTGCTGCTGCAGCGGATGCGCTGCGAAATCCTCGAGCGCGAACAGCAGGCGCGCTGGCTGACGGAGCTGGACGCACCATGA
- the ccmE gene encoding cytochrome c maturation protein CcmE: MKTRHKRLLFLSLAVVALVAAVLLVMNAFRDNLVFFFSPTEVAAGKAPANGTFRIGGLVTTGSVQKGPAPLELRFTVTDLSKEMRVHYIGSLPDLFREGQGVVAEGRLGPDGEFQARTILAKHDENYMPPEVAQALKKSGAAHPGPKP; this comes from the coding sequence ATGAAAACCCGTCACAAACGTCTGCTATTCCTGTCGCTGGCGGTGGTCGCCCTGGTGGCCGCCGTGCTGCTGGTGATGAACGCCTTTCGCGACAACCTGGTGTTCTTCTTCAGCCCGACCGAGGTCGCCGCCGGCAAGGCACCGGCCAACGGTACCTTTCGTATCGGCGGGCTGGTGACGACCGGCTCGGTGCAGAAAGGACCGGCGCCGCTGGAGCTGCGTTTTACCGTCACGGATCTGAGCAAGGAAATGCGCGTGCACTACATCGGCTCGCTGCCGGACCTGTTCCGCGAAGGCCAGGGCGTGGTCGCCGAGGGCCGGCTTGGCCCGGATGGCGAGTTCCAGGCCAGGACCATCCTGGCCAAGCACGACGAGAACTACATGCCGCCCGAGGTCGCCCAGGCGCTCAAGAAATCCGGCGCCGCGCATCCCGGGCCAAAACCGTGA
- the ccmD gene encoding heme exporter protein CcmD produces the protein MSEFLAMGGYGAYVWPSYALAALVLGLNAWLPWRRHRHLLRARQTRPEI, from the coding sequence ATGAGCGAATTCCTGGCCATGGGCGGCTACGGCGCCTACGTGTGGCCGTCCTACGCGCTGGCCGCACTGGTGCTGGGCCTGAACGCCTGGCTGCCGTGGCGCCGGCACCGGCACTTGCTGCGCGCCCGTCAAACCCGGCCAGAGATATGA
- a CDS encoding heme lyase CcmF/NrfE family subunit has protein sequence MITPNQQLIELGHFAVMLALPVALLQAVSPLLARALGRPQLASIAVRGAWLQLALAVLGWAALTHAFVTDNFSVWYVAQNSNSALPLIYKISAVWGGHEGSLYLWYVILVAWTAGLAWYGRRHFPDRLPIALAVQGALSVGFLGLILFLSNPFARLLPIPGDGRDLNPLLQDPGMAIHPPMLYMGYVGFSIPFALVLTALLTRWPAEDWLPVVRRWALAAFGFLTIGIMLGGAWAYYELGWGGYWAWDPVENASFMPWLTGAALVHSLMVQEQRRLLHSWNLFLAILTFSLSLLGTFLVRSGVLSSVHAFAVDPGRGAYILAFLALVVGGAFGVFVWRGGEGQSSPRPTAWLSRETLLLTNNVLFTVAGACVFLGTLYPLFLDVTAEQKITVAAPYFNSVVVPQLLLLVLLMGLTPSLPWRRAQPRVLWARLKWPVLFAVLAGALTLVLARPLSLLAAVAVGFAALAVATIAADLWRGGRSLAAAEQRTLPGALLLNAWRARRHYGALLAHFGVAVATVGLVAAGLFRQHSMVTLAAGDTLELAGHRVELIGVGPVSGPNYDAERGEFLLDGHVPLVSERRTYRASHMPTTESGIHSTWLRDVYVVLGEARDGRHTVTAYVNPLVEWIWTGVGLIGLGVLMCLGERPARRVDGAG, from the coding sequence GTGATCACGCCCAATCAACAACTGATCGAACTCGGCCACTTCGCGGTCATGCTGGCGCTGCCGGTGGCCCTGCTGCAGGCGGTCTCGCCGCTGCTGGCGCGGGCGCTGGGTCGGCCGCAGCTGGCCAGCATCGCCGTGCGTGGCGCCTGGCTGCAGCTGGCGCTGGCCGTGCTCGGCTGGGCCGCGCTCACGCACGCCTTCGTGACCGACAACTTTTCGGTCTGGTACGTGGCGCAGAACTCCAACAGCGCCCTGCCGTTGATCTACAAGATCAGCGCCGTGTGGGGTGGACATGAGGGTTCGCTGTACCTGTGGTACGTGATTCTGGTGGCCTGGACGGCCGGGCTTGCCTGGTACGGCCGGCGCCATTTCCCGGACCGTCTGCCGATTGCGTTGGCGGTGCAGGGGGCGCTCAGTGTGGGTTTCCTGGGGCTGATCCTGTTCCTGTCGAATCCGTTCGCGCGCCTGCTGCCGATTCCCGGCGACGGGCGGGACCTGAACCCGCTGCTGCAGGACCCGGGCATGGCGATTCATCCGCCGATGCTCTACATGGGCTACGTGGGCTTTTCGATTCCGTTCGCACTGGTGCTGACCGCGCTGCTGACGCGCTGGCCGGCCGAGGACTGGCTGCCGGTGGTGAGACGCTGGGCGCTGGCGGCGTTCGGCTTTCTGACCATCGGCATCATGCTGGGCGGGGCCTGGGCCTATTACGAGCTTGGCTGGGGCGGCTACTGGGCCTGGGACCCGGTCGAGAATGCCTCGTTCATGCCCTGGCTGACCGGCGCCGCGCTGGTGCATTCGCTGATGGTGCAGGAGCAGCGTCGGCTGCTGCATAGCTGGAATTTGTTCCTGGCCATCCTGACCTTCTCGCTGTCGCTGCTGGGTACCTTCCTGGTGCGCTCGGGCGTGCTGTCGTCGGTGCACGCCTTTGCCGTCGATCCGGGGCGCGGGGCCTACATCCTGGCCTTCCTGGCGCTGGTGGTGGGTGGCGCCTTCGGGGTATTCGTGTGGCGGGGCGGCGAGGGGCAGTCCAGCCCGCGACCGACCGCCTGGCTGTCGCGCGAGACGCTGCTGCTGACCAACAACGTGCTGTTCACGGTGGCCGGCGCCTGCGTGTTCCTGGGCACGCTGTATCCGCTGTTCCTGGACGTGACGGCCGAGCAGAAGATCACCGTCGCGGCGCCCTATTTCAACAGCGTGGTAGTGCCGCAGCTATTGCTGCTGGTGCTGCTGATGGGGCTCACGCCCAGCCTGCCGTGGCGTCGCGCCCAGCCGCGGGTGCTGTGGGCGCGGCTGAAGTGGCCGGTGCTGTTCGCGGTGTTGGCCGGTGCGCTCACGCTGGTGCTGGCGCGACCGCTCAGCCTGCTGGCGGCGGTGGCGGTCGGATTCGCGGCGCTTGCGGTGGCCACCATCGCGGCTGATCTGTGGCGCGGCGGGCGCAGCCTTGCCGCTGCCGAGCAGCGGACGCTGCCCGGCGCGCTGCTGCTGAACGCCTGGCGGGCGCGCCGCCACTACGGCGCGCTGCTGGCGCATTTCGGGGTGGCCGTGGCCACCGTGGGCCTGGTGGCGGCCGGCCTGTTTCGCCAGCACAGCATGGTCACCCTGGCGGCGGGCGATACGCTGGAACTTGCCGGGCACCGCGTGGAGCTGATCGGCGTGGGACCGGTCAGCGGCCCCAATTACGACGCCGAGCGCGGCGAATTCCTGCTCGACGGGCATGTCCCGCTGGTCTCCGAGCGGCGCACTTACCGGGCCAGCCACATGCCGACCACCGAGTCCGGCATCCACTCCACCTGGCTGCGCGATGTCTACGTGGTGCTGGGCGAGGCGCGCGATGGTCGCCACACCGTCACTGCCTATGTGAATCCGCTGGTCGAGTGGATATGGACGGGCGTCGGCTTGATCGGCCTTGGCGTGCTGATGTGTCTGGGTGAGCGCCCGGCACGCCGGGTGGATGGAGCTGGTTGA
- the ccmA gene encoding cytochrome c biogenesis heme-transporting ATPase CcmA: MLELRDLAAVRSNTLLFRRLSLLLHAGEALRVAGPNGAGKTTLLRVICGLTEPARGQVCWDGTPISALSDEYRARLAFLGHQEGHFGDLTAAENLRLAGQNVPPDAVATALEQVGLRALADQPARFLSQGQRRRLGLGRLLLRAAPLWVLDEPLTGLDRQGVELTAHLLAQHLADGGLAVLTTHQDLPGLDGVLRHLDLGG, translated from the coding sequence ATGCTCGAACTGCGCGACCTGGCCGCGGTGCGGTCCAACACCCTGCTGTTCCGGCGCCTGAGCCTGCTGCTGCACGCCGGCGAGGCGCTGCGCGTGGCCGGTCCGAATGGCGCCGGCAAGACCACGCTGCTGCGCGTGATCTGCGGCCTGACCGAGCCGGCCCGCGGCCAGGTGTGCTGGGACGGCACGCCGATCAGCGCACTGAGCGACGAGTACCGCGCCCGGCTGGCTTTTCTGGGCCACCAGGAAGGCCACTTCGGTGACCTGACCGCGGCCGAGAACCTGCGTCTGGCCGGCCAGAACGTGCCCCCCGACGCGGTGGCTACCGCACTGGAACAGGTCGGCCTTCGCGCGCTGGCCGACCAGCCGGCACGCTTCCTGTCGCAGGGCCAGCGCCGCCGTCTCGGACTTGGCCGCCTGCTGCTGCGCGCCGCCCCGCTGTGGGTTCTGGACGAGCCGCTGACGGGTCTGGACCGTCAGGGCGTGGAACTGACCGCCCACCTGCTGGCGCAGCATCTGGCCGATGGGGGTCTGGCCGTGCTGACCACCCACCAGGATCTGCCGGGCCTAGACGGCGTGCTGCGGCACTTGGACCTTGGCGGCTGA
- a CDS encoding agmatine deiminase family protein, with product MTTLTPGYLPPEWAPQAAVLLTWPHAHGDWADTLGETEAEFVGFAAAIAAREPLIVACHDAAHRRHVAERLAHAGVTQARLTLAIAPSNDVWVRDHGPLTVLRDGWRVALDFRFDGWGGKYRAELDNTVTAVLAGQGALGTLGQEALPWVLEGGNIEVDGQGTLLANRPCLLSPTRNDPAAAQALLAALPTLLGVSRLLWVDRGDVLGDDTDGHIDTLARFCDPHTLAYTCADTADRAQHAALDGLEEQLRALRRADGRPYQLVPLPVPAPLYGADGRRLPANYANFLIVNGAVLVPTYGDANDATALARLADCFPGRAIVPVPARAIVGQNGSLHCASMQIPAAP from the coding sequence GTGACGACTCTTACGCCGGGTTATCTGCCGCCCGAATGGGCGCCACAGGCAGCCGTCCTTCTGACCTGGCCACACGCGCACGGCGACTGGGCGGACACGCTGGGCGAAACCGAAGCCGAATTCGTCGGCTTCGCGGCCGCCATCGCGGCCCGCGAGCCGCTGATCGTCGCCTGCCACGATGCAGCCCATCGCCGCCACGTGGCGGAGCGCCTGGCCCATGCCGGTGTGACGCAGGCGCGCCTGACGCTGGCGATAGCGCCCTCCAACGATGTCTGGGTGCGCGATCACGGCCCGCTGACCGTGCTGCGCGACGGCTGGCGGGTGGCGCTCGATTTCCGCTTCGACGGCTGGGGCGGCAAGTACCGCGCCGAGCTCGACAATACCGTCACCGCGGTGCTCGCCGGTCAGGGCGCTCTCGGTACGCTGGGGCAGGAAGCCCTGCCCTGGGTGCTGGAAGGCGGCAACATCGAGGTCGACGGCCAGGGCACCCTGCTGGCCAACCGCCCCTGCCTGCTGAGCCCGACGCGCAACGACCCGGCCGCCGCGCAGGCCCTGCTGGCGGCGCTGCCGACGCTGCTGGGCGTCTCGCGCCTGCTGTGGGTGGACCGCGGCGACGTGCTGGGCGACGACACCGACGGCCACATCGACACGCTGGCGCGCTTCTGCGATCCGCACACACTGGCCTATACCTGCGCCGATACGGCCGACCGTGCGCAGCACGCGGCCCTGGACGGCCTGGAAGAACAACTCAGGGCGCTGCGCCGGGCCGACGGCCGCCCCTATCAGCTGGTGCCGCTGCCGGTGCCGGCGCCGCTGTACGGCGCCGACGGTCGCCGCCTGCCGGCCAATTACGCCAATTTCCTGATCGTGAACGGCGCCGTGCTGGTGCCGACCTACGGGGACGCCAACGACGCGACCGCCCTCGCCCGCCTCGCCGACTGCTTTCCCGGCCGCGCCATCGTGCCGGTGCCGGCGCGCGCCATCGTCGGCCAGAACGGCAGCCTGCACTGCGCCAGCATGCAGATTCCGGCGGCGCCATGA
- the ccmB gene encoding heme exporter protein CcmB, whose amino-acid sequence MLGQVFRRELLLAWRRPGDTLLPLTFFVIVGSLFPLGVGAEPQLLRSIGPGAVWIAAVLATLLGLPRLFAADQQSGALEQLLLSPAPLPLLVAIKVLAQWLTSGLPLALAAPLLALGFGLNFGDLGVLLAGLLLGTPLLNLLGAISAALTLGLRGGGALLGLLVLPLYVPVLIFGSGAVQAAALGFGAGANLSLLAAMLVLALVFAPWATAAALRISLD is encoded by the coding sequence ATGCTCGGACAGGTTTTTCGCCGCGAACTGCTGCTGGCCTGGCGCCGGCCGGGCGACACGCTGCTGCCGCTGACGTTTTTCGTCATCGTCGGCAGCCTGTTCCCGCTCGGCGTGGGCGCCGAGCCGCAACTGCTGCGCAGCATTGGCCCGGGGGCGGTGTGGATCGCCGCGGTGCTGGCCACGCTGCTGGGCCTGCCGCGATTGTTTGCCGCCGACCAGCAAAGCGGCGCGCTCGAACAGCTGCTGCTCAGTCCCGCACCACTGCCCCTGCTGGTGGCGATCAAGGTGCTGGCACAGTGGCTCACGTCCGGCCTGCCGCTGGCGCTGGCCGCGCCGCTGCTGGCGCTGGGCTTCGGGTTAAACTTTGGCGACCTTGGCGTACTGCTGGCCGGGCTGCTGCTGGGAACGCCGCTGCTGAATTTGCTGGGCGCCATCAGCGCCGCGTTGACGCTCGGCCTGCGCGGTGGCGGCGCCCTGCTCGGCCTGCTGGTGCTGCCGCTGTACGTGCCGGTGCTTATTTTTGGCAGCGGCGCGGTGCAGGCCGCCGCGCTAGGTTTTGGCGCCGGCGCCAACCTGTCGCTGCTGGCCGCCATGCTGGTCCTGGCACTGGTGTTTGCACCCTGGGCCACCGCCGCCGCGCTGCGCATATCACTGGACTGA
- a CDS encoding carbon-nitrogen hydrolase, whose amino-acid sequence MSTLTVACVQHACGIDPAANLAASEAGIRAAAAQGAQLVLLQELHRTQYFCQVEDPALCDLAEPVPGPTTQFLAALARELGVVIVGSVFERRLAGVYHNTAVVLERDGMLAGRYRKMHIPDDPGYLEKFYFTPGDGPFAPIDTSVGRLGVLVCWDQWYPEAARLMALTGADLLLYPTAIGWDPTDDAAEQARQQEAWITIQRAHAIANGLPVLACNRIGVEHMPGGAPQGARFWGSSFIAGPQGELLAQAPSDAPAVICADLDLARSEQVRRIWPFLRDRRIDAYQNLIRRVSD is encoded by the coding sequence ATGAGCACGCTCACCGTCGCTTGCGTACAGCACGCCTGCGGCATCGATCCGGCCGCCAATCTGGCGGCGAGCGAAGCCGGCATCCGCGCCGCCGCCGCCCAGGGCGCGCAACTGGTGCTGCTGCAGGAACTGCACCGCACGCAGTATTTCTGTCAGGTCGAGGATCCGGCCCTGTGCGACCTGGCCGAGCCGGTCCCCGGCCCGACCACGCAATTCCTGGCCGCGCTGGCCCGGGAACTGGGCGTGGTCATCGTCGGCTCGGTTTTCGAGCGCCGCCTGGCGGGCGTGTACCACAACACCGCCGTGGTGCTGGAGCGCGACGGCATGCTGGCCGGCCGCTACCGCAAGATGCACATCCCGGACGATCCGGGCTATCTGGAGAAGTTCTACTTCACCCCCGGCGATGGCCCGTTCGCGCCCATCGACACCTCAGTCGGGCGCCTGGGCGTGCTGGTGTGCTGGGACCAGTGGTACCCGGAGGCGGCGCGGCTGATGGCGCTGACCGGGGCAGACCTGCTGCTCTACCCTACCGCCATCGGCTGGGACCCGACCGACGACGCCGCCGAACAGGCCCGCCAGCAAGAGGCCTGGATCACCATCCAGCGCGCGCATGCGATCGCCAACGGCCTGCCGGTGCTGGCCTGCAACCGCATCGGCGTCGAACACATGCCGGGCGGTGCGCCCCAGGGCGCGCGCTTCTGGGGCAGCAGCTTCATCGCCGGCCCGCAGGGCGAGCTTCTCGCGCAGGCGCCGAGCGACGCGCCGGCCGTCATCTGCGCCGACCTCGACCTTGCCCGCAGCGAGCAGGTGCGCCGCATCTGGCCGTTCCTGCGCGACCGGCGCATCGACGCCTACCAGAACCTGATTCGCCGCGTCAGCGACTGA